TCGCTCAGAATACCTTTTGGGGTGCGCGTCTGAAGGCTGCCCGAGAGGTGACTGTGCCGTTGGCTTTCAGCAAGTGTGAGAGCGAGCACCGCTACAAGAATTTTGAGATGGCTGCCTATACCTTGCAGCATCCCGGACATGCCGGTCTCGATACCAAGGAGTGGGACGTGAGCAAGTTTATGGGCTTCTCTTTTGATGATACCGATGTCTATAAGACCATCGAGGGAGCCAGCTATATCCTGCAGACCTATCCCGACAAGAAGATGAAGGCCTATATCGACAGTGTGCTCAATGTGGTGGGCGCTGCGCAGGAGCCTGACGGATATCTCTATACCGCTCGTACCATCAATCCGAAACATCCTCACGGCTGGTCGGGCGCTACCCGCTGGAGCAAGGTGGAAGTGCTGAGCCATGAGCTTTATAATCTCGGTCACATGGTGGATGCAGCCTGCGCCCATTATCAGGCTACGGGCAGCAGAAAATTCCTCGATATTGCCAAGCGATATGCCGACTGTGTGATCAGGGAAGTGGGTCCTCAAGCCGGTCAGCACAGGGTTGTGCCGGGTCATCAGATAGCCGAAATGGCACTTGCCCGCCTCTACACCCTTACGGGCGAAAAGAAGTATCTCGACGAGGCTAAATACTTCCTCGATGCCCGCGGTACTACCTCTATCCACGATGCCTATAGCCAGAGCGATAAGCCTATCCTGAAGCAGAACGAGGCTTGGGGACATGCCGTGCGTGCCGGATATATGTATGCCGGAATCGCTGATGTGGCTGCCCTGACGCGTGATTCGGATTATATCAAGACCATCGACCGCATCTGGAACAATATCGTTTCCAAGAAGTATTATCTCACGGGCGGTGTGGGTGCCCGTCATGCCGGAGAGGCTTTCGGAGCCGACTATGAGTTGCCTAACATGACTGCCTACAACGAGACTTGCGCTGCCATTGCCCAGGTGTATCTCAATGAGCGCATGTTCCTCCTGCATGGCGAGAGCAAGTATATCGACTGTCTGGAGCGCACACTTTATAATGGTGTGATTTCGGGCATGAGCATGGACGGAGGCCGCTTCTTCTATCCGAACCCATTGTCGAGCGATGGCAAATACAAGTTTAATGCCGACGGTACCACCACCCGCCAACCTTGGTTTGGCTGTGCCTGCTGCCCGAGCAATCTGAGCCGTTTCATCCCTTCATTGCCGGGTTATCTCTATGGCGTGAAGGACAAGGATATCTATGTGAATCTCTTTGCCGGAAATACTTCTACCATCCAGGTGATGGGCAAGGAAGTGGTGCTGGAGGAGACTACTGAGTATCCTTGGAATGGCGATATCAAGATTGTGGTAAAGAAGAGTGGTGTGAAGGGTGCCAATCTGCTGGTGCGCATTCCTGGATGGGTTCGCAA
This is a stretch of genomic DNA from Segatella hominis. It encodes these proteins:
- a CDS encoding glycoside hydrolase family 127 protein, which encodes MAATASSAKSAGASTKASSAKSKSSASQKSKVLDNGYPFVQVPFTSVKIAQNTFWGARLKAAREVTVPLAFSKCESEHRYKNFEMAAYTLQHPGHAGLDTKEWDVSKFMGFSFDDTDVYKTIEGASYILQTYPDKKMKAYIDSVLNVVGAAQEPDGYLYTARTINPKHPHGWSGATRWSKVEVLSHELYNLGHMVDAACAHYQATGSRKFLDIAKRYADCVIREVGPQAGQHRVVPGHQIAEMALARLYTLTGEKKYLDEAKYFLDARGTTSIHDAYSQSDKPILKQNEAWGHAVRAGYMYAGIADVAALTRDSDYIKTIDRIWNNIVSKKYYLTGGVGARHAGEAFGADYELPNMTAYNETCAAIAQVYLNERMFLLHGESKYIDCLERTLYNGVISGMSMDGGRFFYPNPLSSDGKYKFNADGTTTRQPWFGCACCPSNLSRFIPSLPGYLYGVKDKDIYVNLFAGNTSTIQVMGKEVVLEETTEYPWNGDIKIVVKKSGVKGANLLVRIPGWVRNQVVPSDLYKYSDAEQPAYSVSVNGKAVEADLAANKGYLPVKNIRKGDVIRIHFDMPVRTVVANGKVADDRGKVAVERGPLVYCAEAVDNDGAPVLRCVVAKNPAFSVIDGYSISNTETKGAPAFSVKAIQTAAQVLDQAADGKVSVKNQKLTLIPYYAWNHRGANQMNVWFYQDLQALEK